GAGCCCTGGTCGGTGAGGCCTACCGCGTAGACGAGGAAGATGGCGATGAGCACGGAGGCCACGGTGGCGATGCTCAGGTTGAGCACCGTCTGGTTGTTGCGGCGTTTGGCGGATGCGGCGGCTTTGCGCTCGGCGGTCTCCTGCGCGGTCTCGGCGCGGCCGAGCTCGGCGACGATGGGCCGACCGTCGGCGTCGACGCCCGGCTGGCGGGGGCTCACGATTCCTCGGCCGCCGCGCGCGCGGCGTCGAGTCGGGCCTTCGCGCTGCCGAGCCACTCCTCGCAGCGCCGGGCGAGCGCTTCGCCGCGCTCCCACAGGGCGAGGGACTCCTCGAGGGTGGCGCCGCCCTGCTCGAGCCGGGTGACCACCTGCACGAGCTCGTCGCGCGCCTGCTCGTAGCTGAGCGAGGCGACGTCGGGGGTGGCGTCGGTCATGCTCTCAGTCTAGGACGCTCCGCCGACGCCCCGACCGGCTCGGGGTGCCCATCGGGGGCGGCGTCAGGGGAGTCCCTGGGCTTTCCCCGGAACCGCTCGCGCGCGCTGTCGCCGGGGTGCGCGGGCGTGGTGGGGTGCGGTCATGTCGCCTTCCCGATTCGCTCCGCTCGCGCGGCTCACCCTCATCGCGCTCAGCGTCGTGGTTCCTCTTGTCGCAGCGACTCTCGTCGTGTCGACCTTCCCGGCGGATGCCCCGGTCGCGCTCGCGGGGGCGGTGTTCGCGTTCGCGTCGGTGCCGGTCTGGGCATCCGGCATCCACCAACTCGTCCTGCTGTTCGCGGCGTCTCGGGTGCGATCCGGGGAGCCGCCCGTCGCGCCGGTGGTGGTGCCGCGCACGGCGATCGTGATGTGCACGGCCGACGACTTCGCCGCCGAGCGCGCCCGCGCGTGCGCGGCGCAGGATGTGCCGGTCGAGCTCGTCATCCTCGACGACTCGCGTACCGCCGAGGGCCGGGCGCGCGTCGATCGTTTCGTGCGCGAGCATCCGGCCCGCGTCATCCGGCGCGCGGAGCGCCGCGGCTTCAAGGCGG
The Protaetiibacter larvae DNA segment above includes these coding regions:
- a CDS encoding exodeoxyribonuclease VII small subunit, with the translated sequence MTDATPDVASLSYEQARDELVQVVTRLEQGGATLEESLALWERGEALARRCEEWLGSAKARLDAARAAAEES